Proteins found in one Nostoc sp. NIES-3756 genomic segment:
- a CDS encoding ABC transporter ATP-binding protein: MSIYQAPQKSYKQKNRWRNNDWRLFLRLVPYARRNIKLLILAMTLLLPIALANAVQPLLIGQAVSLIRNEPSAYEFLRNRPLSQGLHIIEGIILLTIVIRLTITGYQGYLLQKLGQNITAAIRQDLFYHVTSLAVRFFDRTPVGKLITRLTSDVEVLGDVFSTGAIGIISDIFLMVVITGLMFSIQWQLASLLVVMLLPVTVLIIYFQRKYRKANYKAREELSLLNSQLQENILGINVVQLFRREKFNAELFRNANKRYTQQVDQTIFYDSAVSATLEWIGLIAIAGVLWLGGSLLLEKKLDFGTLSTFILYAQRLFDPLRDFAEKFTVIQSGFTAIERVNDILDEPIEISDRVNARLSVYDAKFGYIDEIVADLESQGINDTPSLGEIRFEHVWFAYKDDDYVIKDLDFVIHPGEKVALVGPTGAGKSSIIRLLCRLYEPTQGRILVDGIDIRELPQAELRRYMAVILQEGFLFTGNVKSNITLGDYYTFEEIQAAAQQTNIAEFIEQLPSGYDTKLRERGTNLSSGQKQLLAFARAAIRNPQILVLDEATASLDVGTEALVQQALNELLIGRTAIIIAHRLSTIRNVDRIFVLKRGELIEQGSHEQLLNSGGLYSTLHNLQMLGT; encoded by the coding sequence ATGAGCATCTACCAAGCCCCACAAAAATCCTATAAACAGAAGAACCGTTGGCGTAACAATGACTGGCGGCTATTTTTACGTTTAGTTCCTTACGCCCGGCGTAATATTAAACTTTTAATACTGGCAATGACACTGTTATTGCCTATCGCCTTAGCTAACGCAGTTCAACCCCTATTAATTGGACAAGCTGTATCTTTAATTCGTAACGAACCCAGCGCCTACGAATTTCTTAGGAATCGTCCTTTGTCACAAGGGCTACATATTATTGAGGGAATTATCCTCCTCACCATTGTTATCCGTTTGACTATTACTGGTTATCAAGGTTACTTACTCCAGAAATTAGGACAAAACATCACAGCCGCTATTCGCCAAGACTTGTTTTATCATGTCACATCCTTGGCAGTGCGCTTCTTTGACCGGACACCCGTAGGTAAACTTATCACTCGCCTCACTAGCGATGTAGAAGTATTAGGAGACGTATTTTCCACTGGTGCGATCGGCATCATTTCTGATATTTTCTTGATGGTAGTAATTACTGGTTTAATGTTTTCTATCCAGTGGCAACTGGCTTCGTTGCTAGTAGTGATGTTATTACCAGTAACTGTATTAATTATTTACTTCCAGCGTAAGTACCGCAAAGCTAATTACAAAGCCAGAGAAGAACTTTCGCTCTTAAATTCCCAACTTCAAGAAAATATCTTAGGAATTAATGTAGTCCAGTTATTCCGACGCGAAAAGTTTAATGCAGAGTTATTTCGCAATGCTAACAAACGCTATACACAGCAAGTAGACCAAACTATTTTTTATGATTCGGCTGTTTCCGCCACATTGGAATGGATTGGCTTAATTGCGATCGCAGGTGTATTGTGGTTAGGTGGCTCGTTACTTTTAGAGAAAAAACTCGATTTTGGGACTTTATCGACATTTATTTTATACGCCCAGCGTTTATTCGACCCCTTACGAGATTTTGCCGAAAAATTCACCGTCATTCAATCTGGATTTACAGCTATTGAGCGGGTTAACGATATTCTAGACGAACCGATAGAAATAAGCGATCGCGTCAACGCTCGTCTTTCCGTCTATGATGCTAAATTCGGTTACATTGATGAAATCGTCGCAGATTTAGAATCCCAAGGCATCAACGATACACCAAGCTTAGGGGAAATTCGTTTTGAACATGTTTGGTTTGCTTATAAAGATGATGATTACGTCATCAAAGACTTAGATTTTGTCATTCATCCTGGTGAAAAAGTAGCATTAGTAGGCCCAACAGGCGCAGGTAAAAGTTCTATCATCCGCCTTTTATGCCGTCTCTACGAACCCACTCAAGGACGTATCCTCGTCGATGGTATAGATATCCGTGAGTTACCGCAAGCAGAATTACGCCGATATATGGCAGTAATTTTACAAGAAGGTTTCTTGTTTACGGGTAATGTCAAAAGTAATATTACTTTGGGTGATTACTATACTTTTGAGGAAATTCAAGCCGCCGCCCAACAAACAAATATTGCCGAATTTATTGAACAATTACCTTCAGGTTACGATACCAAATTGCGAGAACGAGGCACAAATCTTTCCAGTGGACAAAAGCAATTATTAGCTTTTGCTCGTGCAGCTATTCGTAACCCGCAAATTCTAGTTTTAGATGAAGCCACTGCAAGTTTAGATGTGGGTACAGAAGCTTTAGTTCAACAAGCATTAAACGAATTGTTAATAGGACGGACAGCAATAATAATTGCTCACCGCCTATCTACCATTCGCAATGTAGACCGAATTTTTGTATTGAAACGTGGTGAACTAATAGAACAAGGAAGCCATGAGCAATTACTAAATTCAGGTGGACTTTATTCTACTTTACACAACTTACAAATGTTGGGAACTTAA
- the sbcD gene encoding exonuclease subunit SbcD — translation MIKILHLSDIHMGSGFSHGRINPDTGLNTRLEDFVNTLSVCIDRALGDAVDLVIFGGDAFPDATPPPYVQEAFASQFRRLVDAQIPTVLLVGNHDQHSQGQGGASLNIYRTLGVPGFVVGDRLMTHHIHTRNGKVQVITLPWLTRSTLMTRQETEGLALAEVNQLLTERLQVVIEGEIRRLDPDVPTVLLAHLMADNATLGAERYLAVGKGFTLPLSLLTRPCFDYVALGHVHRHQNLNKSNNPPVIYPGSIERVDFSEEKEDKGYVMIELEKGNVHWEFCPLPVRSFRTIEVDVSKADDPQAAIVKAIAKYDIQDAVVRLIYKLRSEQMDVIDNASLHTALSSAHTYTIQAELLSQLARPRIPELSASSSIDPMEALKTYLQNREDLKDISASMLEAAEELLADDMEMVLGQ, via the coding sequence ATGATTAAAATTCTTCACCTTTCTGACATCCACATGGGAAGCGGTTTTTCCCACGGACGCATTAATCCAGATACAGGATTAAATACACGATTAGAAGATTTTGTCAATACTTTATCTGTGTGTATTGATCGGGCATTGGGGGATGCTGTAGATTTGGTGATATTTGGGGGTGATGCGTTTCCTGATGCTACGCCGCCGCCGTATGTGCAAGAAGCGTTTGCAAGTCAGTTTCGTCGTCTGGTTGATGCACAAATTCCCACGGTGTTGTTAGTGGGGAACCATGACCAGCATTCCCAAGGTCAGGGAGGCGCAAGTTTAAATATATACCGCACTTTGGGAGTGCCTGGGTTTGTTGTGGGTGATAGGTTAATGACTCACCATATCCACACTCGTAACGGCAAAGTACAGGTGATTACTTTACCTTGGCTAACTCGTTCCACACTGATGACACGCCAAGAAACTGAAGGTTTGGCGTTGGCTGAGGTTAATCAACTATTAACGGAACGGTTGCAAGTCGTGATAGAAGGTGAAATTCGCCGACTTGACCCCGATGTGCCTACTGTACTTTTAGCTCATTTGATGGCAGATAATGCTACTTTGGGTGCTGAACGTTATTTAGCTGTGGGTAAAGGGTTTACGCTCCCCTTATCTTTATTAACTCGTCCCTGTTTTGACTATGTGGCATTGGGACATGTCCACCGTCATCAGAACTTAAACAAATCGAATAACCCACCAGTTATTTATCCTGGGAGTATTGAACGGGTAGATTTTAGTGAGGAGAAAGAAGATAAGGGTTATGTGATGATTGAACTGGAGAAAGGAAACGTCCATTGGGAGTTTTGTCCCTTGCCAGTGAGGAGTTTTCGCACGATAGAAGTGGACGTATCCAAAGCCGATGACCCACAAGCTGCTATTGTGAAAGCGATCGCCAAATATGATATTCAAGATGCAGTAGTGCGGCTAATTTACAAACTCCGTTCTGAACAAATGGATGTAATTGATAACGCCTCTTTACACACCGCCTTAAGTTCTGCTCATACTTATACCATTCAAGCAGAATTGTTAAGTCAGTTAGCTAGACCCCGCATTCCTGAATTGAGTGCTAGTAGCAGCATCGACCCAATGGAAGCATTAAAGACATACTTACAAAATCGGGAAGACCTCAAGGATATATCAGCTTCAATGTTAGAAGCCGCAGAAGAGTTATTAGCAGATGATATGGAAATGGTGCTTGGGCAATAG
- the psbA gene encoding photosystem II q(b) protein: MTATLQQRQSANVWEQFCNWITSTNNRLYIGWFGVLMIPTLLAATTCFIIAFIAAPPVDIDGIREPVAGSLLYGNNIISGAVVPSSNAIGLHFYPIWEAASLDEWLYNGGPYQLVVFHFLIGVFCYLGREWELSYRLGMRPWICLAFSAPVAAATAVFLIYPIGQGSFSDGMPLGISGTFNFMIVFQAEHNILMHPFHMLGVAGVFGGSLFSAMHGSLVTSSLVRETTENESQNYGYKFGQEEETYNIVAAHGYFGRLIFQYASFNNSRSLHFFLAAWPVIGIWFTALGVSTMAFNLNGFNFNQSIIDSQGRVINTWADIINRANLGMEVMHERNAHNFPLDLAASEVAPVAQSAPAIHG; this comes from the coding sequence ATGACAGCAACCTTACAACAGCGCCAAAGCGCCAACGTATGGGAGCAGTTCTGCAACTGGATCACCAGCACCAACAACCGCTTATACATCGGTTGGTTCGGAGTATTGATGATCCCCACCTTGCTAGCTGCAACCACCTGCTTCATCATCGCCTTCATCGCTGCACCTCCTGTTGACATCGATGGCATCCGCGAACCAGTAGCTGGTTCCTTGCTCTACGGAAACAACATCATCTCAGGTGCAGTTGTTCCTTCCTCCAATGCCATCGGTTTACACTTCTACCCAATTTGGGAAGCAGCATCCTTAGATGAGTGGTTGTACAACGGTGGCCCTTACCAATTGGTAGTATTCCACTTCCTCATCGGCGTATTCTGCTACCTCGGACGTGAGTGGGAATTGTCCTACCGCTTGGGGATGCGTCCTTGGATCTGCCTAGCATTCTCTGCACCAGTAGCAGCAGCAACAGCAGTATTCTTGATTTACCCCATCGGACAAGGTTCCTTCTCTGATGGTATGCCCTTGGGTATCTCCGGAACATTCAACTTCATGATCGTGTTCCAAGCAGAACACAACATCCTGATGCACCCCTTCCACATGTTAGGAGTGGCTGGTGTATTCGGCGGTTCTTTGTTCTCCGCAATGCACGGTTCTCTAGTAACTTCTTCCTTAGTTCGTGAAACAACCGAGAACGAATCACAAAACTACGGTTACAAATTCGGACAAGAAGAAGAAACCTACAACATCGTTGCAGCACACGGTTACTTCGGACGCTTAATCTTCCAATACGCATCCTTCAACAACAGCCGTTCCTTGCACTTCTTCTTAGCTGCATGGCCTGTAATCGGTATTTGGTTTACCGCGTTGGGCGTAAGCACAATGGCGTTCAACCTCAACGGTTTCAACTTCAACCAGTCCATCATCGACTCACAAGGTCGTGTCATCAATACCTGGGCTGACATCATCAACCGCGCTAACTTGGGTATGGAAGTAATGCACGAGCGTAACGCTCACAACTTCCCCTTAGACTTAGCGGCTAGTGAAGTTGCTCCTGTTGCACAAAGCGCTCCTGCTATCCACGGTTAA
- a CDS encoding Tudor-knot domain-containing protein: MDKSIIQLVDELPSDNISVKVLQALDYVAPGQWQNLVGFDNTIRAVTGETDAQVVQRIRDRATSLYHDPQQGYQAAIKLYQTIDKADTAMATAALANKVGEKIGFLSFLSNITPKADLTQTIDLVLKIAVEIIVFCKLNGIPQPNPQQFANSLANNYQDASLIRMVALVCLDGILPLGPDFLSKIQTMISGADSNAITQNPVFQAINNSLPGNNPTDKIGFINQGFNAVQGWMNNLVSKTGVTPQSISSHLGNFIQIADDNLDFVAAFLDQTTNYFEHTGIQTVARKLILQAHTLVKQEIPPEPTKPLQNNTTQYAVSAKVEVWDEEEEDWYEASIEKIQDDQFFIHYIGYGSSYNEWVGEDDIRKGDYTATDDNGYAVGKKVKRWSEDEETWYTATIEKIQGHQYFVHYVGYDSSYDEWVNADEIS; this comes from the coding sequence GTGGATAAATCAATTATTCAGTTGGTTGATGAATTACCTAGTGATAATATTAGCGTCAAAGTTTTACAAGCTCTCGATTATGTAGCCCCTGGTCAATGGCAAAATTTAGTAGGTTTCGATAATACTATCCGGGCAGTTACCGGAGAAACCGATGCTCAGGTTGTCCAGAGAATCCGCGATCGCGCCACTTCTTTGTATCACGATCCCCAACAAGGCTACCAAGCCGCCATCAAACTTTACCAAACCATAGACAAAGCCGACACAGCAATGGCGACTGCGGCTTTAGCGAATAAAGTAGGCGAAAAAATTGGCTTCCTCTCTTTTTTAAGCAATATTACCCCCAAAGCAGACCTTACTCAAACTATTGATTTAGTCTTAAAAATTGCTGTCGAAATCATCGTTTTTTGCAAACTCAACGGTATTCCCCAACCAAACCCTCAACAATTTGCCAATTCTCTAGCTAATAATTATCAAGATGCTTCCTTAATTAGAATGGTAGCCCTAGTCTGCTTAGATGGCATTTTGCCATTAGGCCCTGACTTTCTCAGTAAAATTCAAACAATGATTAGTGGTGCTGACTCCAATGCCATAACCCAAAATCCTGTTTTCCAAGCCATCAACAACTCCCTTCCAGGCAATAATCCCACCGATAAAATTGGCTTTATCAATCAGGGTTTCAACGCTGTGCAAGGCTGGATGAATAATTTAGTCAGCAAGACAGGTGTCACCCCACAATCAATTTCCAGTCATCTAGGTAATTTTATTCAAATAGCTGATGATAATTTAGATTTCGTTGCTGCATTCCTAGATCAAACTACCAATTACTTTGAGCATACGGGTATTCAAACAGTAGCTCGCAAATTAATCTTGCAAGCACATACTTTAGTCAAACAAGAAATTCCACCAGAACCAACGAAACCTCTGCAAAATAATACAACTCAATACGCAGTCAGTGCGAAAGTAGAGGTTTGGGATGAAGAAGAAGAAGATTGGTATGAAGCCTCAATTGAAAAGATTCAAGATGATCAATTCTTTATCCATTACATAGGCTACGGTTCATCCTATAACGAATGGGTTGGTGAAGATGACATTCGTAAAGGCGACTATACTGCAACTGATGATAACGGATATGCAGTGGGTAAAAAAGTAAAACGTTGGAGTGAGGATGAGGAAACTTGGTACACTGCAACAATTGAAAAGATTCAAGGACATCAATACTTTGTTCATTACGTCGGTTACGACTCATCCTATGATGAATGGGTTAATGCCGATGAGATTTCCTAA
- a CDS encoding malic enzyme-like NAD(P)-binding protein, whose translation MADLTPNSSFSVTLRLQIPNRVGMLASITQAIASTGGNLGQIDLIEQTRQISVRDLTVDAASTEHAETVVQAVKAIPDIKVVSVYDRTFNLHRGGKISIASRIPLKSVSDLAMAYTPGVGRICTAIAQDPAEVYNLTIKQNTVAIVTDGSAVLGLGNLGPHAALPVMEGKAMLFKEFAGLDAFPICLDTQNTDEIIQAVKNIAPVFGGVNLEDIAAPRCFEIEQRLREELDIPVFHDDQHGTAIVTLAALFNSLKLVQKSIADIRIVINGAGAAGVAIARLLRKAGADKIWMCDSKGIISTSRTDLNEEKKEFAVKAQGTLAGAVQGADVFIGVSAPGVLTPEMVKSMAKDPIVFAMANPIPEIQPEVINNDVAVIATGRSDYPNQINNVLAFPGVFRGALDCRARTITTTMYLEAASAIASLVNPSELNREHIIPSVFDERVVTAVAAAVQRAAREEGIARG comes from the coding sequence ATGGCAGACTTAACCCCCAATTCTAGTTTTAGTGTTACTCTCCGGTTGCAAATTCCTAATCGTGTGGGAATGTTAGCATCTATTACTCAGGCGATCGCATCCACTGGTGGTAATCTCGGTCAAATCGATTTAATCGAGCAAACTCGGCAGATTTCTGTACGTGACTTGACGGTTGATGCTGCTAGCACTGAACACGCGGAAACTGTTGTGCAAGCAGTCAAAGCTATACCTGATATTAAGGTGGTCAGTGTTTACGATCGCACCTTTAATTTACATCGTGGTGGCAAAATTAGTATCGCCAGCCGGATACCGCTCAAGAGCGTGTCTGATTTAGCAATGGCTTATACTCCTGGTGTGGGTCGGATTTGTACAGCGATCGCGCAAGACCCCGCAGAAGTTTATAATTTAACTATCAAACAAAATACGGTTGCTATTGTCACCGATGGTAGTGCGGTTTTAGGTTTGGGTAATCTCGGCCCCCATGCAGCTTTGCCAGTGATGGAAGGTAAAGCTATGTTATTCAAGGAATTTGCCGGGTTAGATGCTTTTCCTATCTGCTTGGATACTCAAAATACCGATGAGATTATTCAAGCAGTGAAAAATATTGCTCCCGTTTTTGGTGGGGTGAATTTGGAAGATATCGCCGCGCCGCGTTGCTTTGAAATTGAGCAAAGATTACGCGAGGAGTTAGATATCCCCGTATTTCATGATGACCAGCATGGTACAGCAATTGTCACCTTGGCAGCTCTATTTAACTCCTTGAAACTGGTACAGAAGTCAATTGCTGACATCCGCATCGTCATTAACGGCGCTGGTGCGGCTGGTGTGGCGATCGCTCGTTTACTGCGGAAGGCGGGAGCGGATAAAATCTGGATGTGCGACTCTAAAGGGATTATTTCTACTAGTCGTACTGACTTGAATGAAGAAAAGAAAGAATTTGCTGTCAAAGCTCAAGGTACACTAGCAGGTGCAGTCCAAGGAGCCGATGTATTTATTGGTGTGAGTGCGCCTGGGGTATTAACACCAGAGATGGTCAAGTCTATGGCGAAAGACCCAATTGTGTTTGCTATGGCTAACCCCATTCCCGAAATTCAGCCAGAAGTAATTAATAACGATGTAGCTGTAATTGCTACTGGTCGCAGTGATTACCCCAACCAAATTAATAACGTGTTAGCTTTCCCTGGAGTATTTCGCGGTGCTTTAGATTGTCGGGCGAGGACAATTACTACGACAATGTATTTAGAAGCAGCTAGTGCGATCGCTTCTTTGGTTAACCCTTCAGAGTTAAATCGGGAACATATTATTCCCTCTGTTTTTGATGAGCGTGTAGTTACCGCCGTTGCGGCGGCTGTGCAACGTGCAGCACGAGAAGAAGGAATTGCGCGGGGTTAA